Proteins encoded by one window of Nocardia goodfellowii:
- a CDS encoding septum formation family protein: MSEDDEYSRYPDPEQSSGSSSRAEALRDQLIIDRKVLNDGKVHLPAPTLRWVLLTIAAGAVVASLVGVFITGFDNENGLEAHNPAAPVDTVLDKEFGTAAAGDCLSWTKADRSDLVKVACSNKHLFEVASDIDMSKYPGVEFGPGSRFPDSLRLTELKEEHCVPAVQQYMKGKFDPRGRYVVGLMYPSPDGWKHGDRTLRCGLQFSGSTGTPLPSTGSATEHDQSKVFEPGTCLGINQNLPTDPVDCAQSHSVEIVSTVDLAAHFQGPPPAKEEQDRFVEEECSRTSTDYLGSPDAIRNKTLTLFFDYIDARSWLAGSRKLDCMIGKGTDREGFAPIQGSARGEILINGQAPVPPPNSGRSTPAPLPGAAPLPPQPQPR, translated from the coding sequence ATGTCTGAAGACGATGAGTACTCCCGGTACCCGGACCCCGAGCAGTCCTCGGGGTCGTCGTCGCGTGCCGAGGCGCTGCGGGATCAGCTGATCATCGACCGCAAGGTCCTCAACGACGGCAAGGTGCACCTGCCCGCGCCGACCCTGCGCTGGGTGCTGCTCACCATCGCGGCGGGCGCGGTGGTCGCCTCCCTGGTGGGCGTGTTCATCACCGGCTTCGACAACGAGAACGGCCTGGAGGCGCACAACCCGGCCGCGCCCGTGGATACCGTGCTGGACAAGGAATTCGGCACCGCCGCCGCCGGCGACTGTCTGAGCTGGACCAAGGCCGACCGCTCCGATCTGGTGAAGGTCGCCTGCTCCAACAAGCACCTGTTCGAGGTGGCTTCCGACATCGACATGAGCAAGTACCCGGGCGTCGAATTCGGGCCCGGCTCCCGTTTCCCCGATTCGCTGCGCCTGACCGAACTCAAGGAAGAACACTGCGTGCCCGCGGTGCAGCAGTACATGAAGGGGAAGTTCGATCCGCGCGGCCGCTACGTCGTCGGTCTGATGTACCCGAGCCCCGACGGCTGGAAGCACGGCGATCGCACGCTGCGCTGCGGACTCCAGTTCTCCGGCAGCACCGGCACTCCGCTGCCGTCCACGGGCAGCGCGACCGAGCACGACCAGTCGAAGGTCTTCGAACCGGGGACCTGCCTGGGCATCAACCAGAACCTGCCCACCGATCCGGTCGACTGCGCCCAGTCGCACTCGGTGGAGATCGTCTCGACAGTCGATCTGGCCGCGCACTTCCAGGGTCCGCCGCCCGCCAAGGAAGAGCAGGACAGGTTCGTCGAGGAAGAATGCTCGCGCACCTCGACCGATTATCTCGGCTCGCCCGATGCCATTCGGAACAAGACGCTGACACTGTTCTTCGACTACATCGACGCCCGGAGCTGGCTGGCCGGCAGTCGCAAGCTGGACTGCATGATCGGCAAGGGCACCGACCGGGAAGGCTTCGCGCCGATCCAGGGCTCGGCCCGCGGGGAGATCCTGATCAACGGTCAAGCCCCGGTGCCGCCGCCGAATTCCGGTCGCTCGACTCCGGCTCCGCTGCCCGGCGCGGCGCCGCTGCCGCCGCAGCCGCAACCCAGGTAG
- a CDS encoding MFS transporter, whose protein sequence is MLFKGSRDLIPLYALYALLFADHGLSTAQISSLLAIWSLTAFVLEVPSGAWADTVSRRALLILSAILLVSGFAVWTVTPSYLGFAIGFVLWGTAGALESGTFEALIYDDLVARGERTAYPRIMGYTRAAAETAVVVAILAAAPLYAWGGYALVGWSSVAVATLHAFIALSMPRAPMAVSAGVVDELEEQVAEDDLSATTPAASDGAGSGEEGTQSPFARYLTMLRTGIGEAIRVRQVRYGVLLGSLLYGLTAYDEYFALLAESAGAATAVVALLVGLTVLGSMSGALLAGRTENMSARTMALALVVGAALFIAGCLITGLATEHPKSVYLLTGVGFTAIGAAYGVVYNTSVVAEARLQDAIEGPARATVTSVSGLLSELVALAIFGFVALATLWLSMATTLAILGVLMLVLALVTPAWLPRKS, encoded by the coding sequence GTGCTGTTCAAGGGCTCCCGCGATCTCATTCCGCTGTACGCGCTGTACGCGCTGCTGTTCGCCGACCACGGTCTGAGCACCGCGCAGATCTCGTCGCTCCTGGCGATCTGGTCGCTGACCGCCTTCGTGCTCGAGGTGCCCTCGGGCGCGTGGGCCGACACGGTGTCGCGCCGCGCGCTGCTGATCCTCAGCGCGATCCTGCTGGTCAGCGGGTTCGCCGTATGGACGGTGACACCGTCCTACCTCGGATTCGCGATCGGCTTCGTCCTGTGGGGTACCGCGGGCGCGCTGGAATCCGGCACCTTCGAAGCCCTGATCTACGACGACCTGGTCGCACGCGGCGAACGAACGGCCTATCCGCGCATCATGGGCTACACCCGTGCCGCGGCGGAGACGGCGGTCGTCGTCGCGATCCTCGCCGCCGCCCCGCTTTATGCCTGGGGCGGGTATGCCTTGGTCGGCTGGTCCAGCGTGGCGGTCGCGACCCTGCACGCGTTCATCGCGCTGTCGATGCCGCGGGCGCCGATGGCGGTGTCGGCCGGTGTGGTCGACGAGCTGGAAGAGCAAGTGGCCGAAGATGACTTGTCGGCCACGACGCCCGCCGCATCCGATGGCGCTGGCTCCGGCGAGGAAGGTACGCAGTCGCCCTTCGCCCGCTATCTGACGATGCTGCGCACCGGTATCGGTGAGGCGATCCGGGTGCGGCAGGTTCGCTACGGCGTATTGCTGGGCTCGCTGTTGTACGGACTCACCGCCTACGACGAGTATTTCGCGCTGCTGGCCGAGTCGGCGGGCGCGGCGACCGCGGTGGTGGCGTTGCTGGTCGGTCTCACGGTGCTGGGCTCGATGTCCGGTGCGCTGCTGGCGGGACGGACCGAAAACATGTCCGCACGAACCATGGCCCTGGCATTGGTGGTCGGCGCGGCGTTGTTCATCGCCGGCTGCCTGATCACCGGCCTGGCGACGGAACATCCCAAGTCCGTCTACCTGCTGACCGGTGTCGGATTCACCGCGATCGGCGCGGCGTACGGCGTCGTCTACAACACCAGCGTGGTCGCCGAGGCCAGGCTCCAGGACGCGATCGAAGGACCCGCTCGCGCCACTGTCACCTCGGTATCCGGCCTGCTCTCCGAGTTGGTCGCCCTGGCCATCTTCGGTTTCGTAGCGCTGGCCACGCTGTGGTTGTCGATGGCCACCACGCTCGCGATCCTCGGCGTCCTCATGCTCGTCCTCGCGCTGGTCACGCCCGCCTGGTTGCCGCGCAAGTCGTGA
- the serS gene encoding serine--tRNA ligase has translation MIDLRLLREDPEAVRASQRARGEDPALVDALLAADVARRSAIATADNLRAEHKAMGKVIGKASKEERPALLAQATEMSVKVKEAEAAQAAAEAELEAAHRAISNVVQEGAPAGGEDDYIVLETVGTPTTFDFEPKDHLELGESLGLIDMERGAKVSGSRFYFLTGYGALLQLGMLQLAAQKAVANGFTMMIPPVLVRPEIMAGTGFLGQHADEVYHLPDQDLYLVGTSEVPLAGYHSGEILDLSAGPKRYAGWSSCFRSEAGSYGKDTRGIIRVHQFDKVEMFVYTTPEQADAEHQRLLAWEREMLAAVEVPYRIIDTAAGDLGSSAARKFDCEAWVPTQQTYRELSSTSNCTTFQARRLAVRYRDENGKPQIAATLNGTLATTRWIVAILENHQQADGSVRVPQALVPFVGTELLEPPKVAGR, from the coding sequence ATGATCGACCTCCGACTCCTGCGGGAAGACCCCGAAGCGGTCCGCGCCTCGCAGCGCGCCCGTGGTGAAGACCCGGCCCTCGTCGACGCCCTGCTGGCCGCCGACGTGGCGCGCCGTTCCGCCATCGCGACCGCCGACAATCTGCGCGCCGAGCACAAGGCGATGGGCAAGGTGATCGGCAAGGCGTCCAAGGAGGAGCGTCCGGCCCTGCTCGCGCAGGCGACGGAGATGTCGGTCAAGGTCAAGGAGGCCGAGGCCGCGCAGGCCGCCGCCGAGGCGGAACTCGAGGCAGCGCACCGCGCCATTTCCAATGTGGTGCAGGAGGGTGCGCCCGCGGGCGGCGAGGACGACTACATCGTGCTCGAAACGGTCGGCACGCCGACCACGTTCGACTTCGAGCCGAAGGACCACCTGGAACTCGGTGAGTCGCTGGGCCTGATCGACATGGAACGCGGCGCCAAGGTGTCGGGTTCGCGCTTCTACTTCCTCACCGGCTACGGCGCGCTGCTGCAGCTGGGCATGCTGCAGCTGGCGGCGCAGAAGGCGGTGGCCAACGGGTTCACCATGATGATTCCGCCGGTGCTGGTGCGCCCGGAGATCATGGCGGGCACCGGGTTCCTCGGTCAGCACGCCGACGAGGTCTACCATCTGCCGGATCAAGATCTGTATCTGGTCGGCACTTCGGAGGTGCCGCTCGCCGGGTACCACTCGGGCGAGATCCTCGATCTCAGCGCCGGCCCCAAGCGGTACGCGGGCTGGTCGTCGTGCTTCCGCAGCGAGGCGGGCAGTTACGGCAAGGACACGCGCGGCATCATTCGCGTGCACCAGTTCGACAAGGTGGAGATGTTCGTCTACACCACGCCCGAGCAGGCCGACGCCGAACATCAGCGGCTGCTCGCCTGGGAACGCGAAATGCTTGCGGCCGTCGAGGTGCCTTATCGCATCATCGACACCGCGGCGGGTGATCTGGGTAGCTCGGCGGCGCGCAAGTTCGACTGTGAGGCTTGGGTTCCCACGCAGCAGACCTACCGCGAACTGTCGTCGACGTCGAACTGCACCACCTTCCAGGCGCGTCGCCTGGCCGTGCGCTACCGCGACGAGAACGGAAAGCCGCAGATCGCAGCCACTTTGAACGGCACCCTGGCGACCACCCGGTGGATCGTCGCGATCCTGGAGAACCACCAGCAGGCCGACGGTTCGGTGCGGGTGCCGCAGGCGTTGGTCCCGTTCGTCGGCACCGAGCTGCTGGAGCCGCCCAAAGTTGCCGGCAGGTAA
- a CDS encoding metallopeptidase family protein — translation MPVSMSDTRFEELVGDALDRIPPELARAIDNVVILIEPRNPEDPQLLGLYHGIALTDRVDSQYGGVLPDTITIYRNAILDICADDKEVVDEVAITVIHEIAHYFGIDEDRLHELGWG, via the coding sequence ATGCCGGTCTCCATGTCCGACACCAGGTTCGAGGAACTGGTCGGTGATGCCCTCGATCGGATTCCGCCGGAACTGGCCCGTGCGATCGACAATGTGGTGATTCTGATCGAGCCTCGCAATCCGGAGGATCCACAATTACTCGGTCTCTATCACGGGATCGCACTGACCGATCGGGTCGACAGTCAGTACGGCGGGGTACTGCCCGACACGATCACCATCTACCGCAACGCGATCCTGGACATCTGCGCTGATGACAAAGAGGTCGTCGACGAGGTCGCGATCACCGTGATCCATGAGATAGCGCACTATTTCGGGATTGACGAAGACCGGCTGCATGAGCTGGGATGGGGATAA
- a CDS encoding dihydrofolate reductase family protein, whose amino-acid sequence MGKLIYGFNVSVDGYIADAQGDIGWGDPSEELQQYWNDFERETALSFYGRRLYELMSAYWPTADQDPDASPLVVDFARVWRDMPKVVFSRTLESVDWNSRLERGDPVEVVTKLKAETDGVLEVAGATLAAPIVQAGLVDEYRIVVMPTAVGGGTPFFPALPSWISLRLLENRTFPGGTVLLRYEAKHD is encoded by the coding sequence ATGGGCAAACTCATCTATGGCTTCAACGTGTCGGTCGACGGATACATCGCCGACGCGCAAGGCGACATCGGCTGGGGCGATCCGAGCGAAGAACTGCAGCAGTACTGGAACGACTTCGAGCGGGAGACCGCCCTGTCGTTCTACGGTCGGCGGCTCTATGAACTGATGTCCGCGTACTGGCCGACCGCCGACCAGGACCCCGACGCCAGCCCTTTGGTCGTCGACTTCGCCCGCGTCTGGCGCGACATGCCCAAGGTCGTGTTCTCGCGCACCCTGGAGTCCGTCGACTGGAATTCCCGCCTGGAACGCGGCGATCCGGTCGAGGTGGTGACGAAGTTGAAAGCCGAAACCGACGGCGTACTGGAGGTGGCGGGCGCGACCCTGGCCGCACCGATCGTGCAGGCCGGACTGGTGGACGAGTACCGGATCGTGGTCATGCCCACCGCCGTGGGCGGCGGCACCCCCTTCTTCCCGGCACTGCCGTCGTGGATCTCGCTGCGGCTGTTGGAGAACCGCACCTTCCCCGGCGGCACGGTCCTGCTGCGCTACGAGGCGAAACACGACTGA
- a CDS encoding putative bifunctional diguanylate cyclase/phosphodiesterase, producing MRGIGARGDTRTRVRAASALATAMVMARTTGAFYVMGGVLGLVITAIAPGSEGNRPLVGAAAAIALLLGLTLLAWGPRLPHGIHHAYVAIATVLVTIAVHSFPNTVGAISLAAFYVFVACDAALFFRWSQAAAHIAFAVVLCLWVLPTRDLPWWSGLIPAGVTFGVGVVVGILTRMASEADIDVLTGLHNRRGFDRRLNSAIELATRTGQGLSLVLVDLDRFQKINDHLGHRAGDAVLQRVADTWSGLLQPEQILARYGGDAFALLLPNTTEQAAILLTEQLRAAVTTGCSAGVTSWQPGESGSLLVSRADVGLYRAKQAGRNRTVLESSRQLPLAVELREAIDRGALDVHYQPIVSLSEGGGKAVGVEALLRWSSNAQPDVTTEGLIRVAEEYDLIADLDELVLRRACADAARLQETFAQLDLTLNVNVSGLELAETGYADRVSGILASTGWPADQLVLEVTESELAAESQTAIANLHTLRDRGVRIAIDDFGTGYSSLSRLATLPSDILKVDQSFVAAIRSDSPAPPLLGVIAALSSALDLQVIAEGVETEYQAAVLTELGFALAQGYHYSDSHPVSELISDLNEGHGRVGPHADRDPDADPMASANGWLPLG from the coding sequence GTGCGAGGAATCGGGGCGCGCGGCGATACCCGAACCCGGGTGCGGGCGGCATCGGCGCTGGCGACAGCAATGGTTATGGCTCGAACCACCGGGGCGTTCTACGTCATGGGTGGTGTGCTGGGCTTGGTGATCACCGCCATCGCCCCGGGCTCGGAGGGTAATCGACCGCTGGTCGGCGCAGCGGCAGCGATCGCGCTGCTGCTGGGCCTGACGTTGCTGGCCTGGGGACCGCGATTACCCCACGGGATCCACCATGCCTACGTCGCGATCGCGACGGTGCTGGTGACCATCGCGGTGCATTCGTTCCCCAATACCGTCGGCGCGATCAGTCTCGCGGCGTTCTATGTGTTCGTCGCCTGCGACGCGGCCCTGTTCTTCCGCTGGAGCCAGGCCGCCGCGCACATCGCGTTCGCGGTGGTGCTGTGCCTGTGGGTGCTGCCGACGCGCGACCTGCCGTGGTGGTCCGGCTTGATCCCGGCGGGCGTCACCTTCGGCGTCGGCGTCGTCGTGGGAATCCTGACCAGGATGGCGTCCGAGGCCGATATCGACGTGCTCACCGGACTGCACAATCGGCGCGGTTTCGATCGCCGGCTGAACTCCGCCATCGAACTGGCTACCCGCACGGGACAAGGACTTTCACTGGTGCTGGTCGACCTCGACCGCTTCCAGAAGATCAACGATCACCTCGGGCATCGCGCCGGTGACGCGGTGCTGCAGCGGGTCGCCGACACCTGGTCGGGGCTGCTGCAGCCGGAACAGATCCTCGCCCGCTACGGCGGCGACGCGTTCGCGCTGTTGTTGCCGAACACCACCGAGCAGGCCGCGATCCTGCTCACCGAGCAGTTGCGCGCCGCGGTGACGACCGGTTGTTCGGCCGGTGTGACCTCGTGGCAGCCGGGCGAATCCGGTTCCCTGCTGGTCTCTCGCGCCGACGTCGGGCTCTACCGGGCGAAGCAAGCCGGGCGTAACCGCACCGTCCTGGAGTCCTCGCGGCAGTTGCCGCTGGCGGTGGAACTGCGGGAGGCCATCGATCGCGGCGCGCTCGACGTGCACTACCAGCCGATCGTCAGCCTCAGCGAAGGCGGCGGCAAAGCGGTCGGCGTGGAGGCGCTGCTGCGCTGGTCGTCCAATGCCCAGCCCGATGTCACCACCGAGGGTTTGATCCGGGTCGCCGAGGAGTACGACCTCATCGCGGACCTCGATGAGCTGGTGCTGCGCCGCGCCTGCGCCGACGCCGCCCGGCTCCAGGAAACCTTCGCCCAACTGGATCTGACGTTGAACGTGAACGTCAGCGGGCTGGAGCTGGCGGAGACCGGTTACGCCGACCGGGTTTCCGGGATTCTCGCCAGCACCGGGTGGCCGGCCGACCAGCTGGTGCTGGAGGTCACCGAAAGCGAGCTCGCCGCCGAATCCCAAACGGCCATCGCCAATCTGCATACGCTGCGCGATCGAGGGGTGCGCATCGCGATCGACGATTTCGGTACCGGGTACTCGTCGCTGAGCCGTTTGGCCACCCTGCCCAGCGACATTCTGAAGGTGGACCAATCCTTCGTCGCCGCGATCCGTTCCGATTCACCGGCCCCGCCGCTGCTGGGGGTTATCGCCGCGCTGAGTTCCGCACTGGACTTGCAGGTGATCGCGGAAGGCGTCGAGACCGAGTACCAGGCGGCGGTGCTCACCGAACTGGGGTTCGCGCTCGCTCAGGGCTACCACTACAGCGACTCGCATCCGGTCTCGGAACTGATCAGCGACCTCAACGAAGGCCACGGCCGGGTGGGACCGCACGCCGATCGCGACCCCGACGCCGACCCGATGGCCTCCGCCAACGGCTGGCTCCCGCTCGGCTGA
- a CDS encoding oxygenase MpaB family protein, whose translation MAHDDQNFLPTPPLFTEFPFKYAVPVFSPGDLRCTAEQRDSFRKFAQVGDPLADDVVAMIKRLPVGEGRRMFEIAVERGIGAVPDAPAELRAFFDQVESEPYWLDRAKIERGARVVGRTSVWGGIAMGMFALMGGYLASRADKTLVGTGDLDAMAPRRLAETTQWWLDVTTPGQLDRWAVGYQSALRVRLMHALVRSGMNQRSDWDYDAWDHPINQVLTVGTLTLFSMANLVGAQALGLRFSAAEKESVFHLWRYIGFLLGIDQEILPTNETDTWRAFWILADTEFIPDDDSRRLAQALLPAAGGLFVGTDTFAQRAFRRMVTQYMAAYSRIVLGPSNSDFLGLPDRALFKSAVLATAVVNGALEIPRQLVPGATRLQENLGARVRARLVRGSIARNGGDRTYARHDTYARPARRAG comes from the coding sequence ATGGCGCATGACGACCAGAACTTCCTGCCGACTCCGCCGCTGTTCACGGAGTTCCCGTTCAAGTACGCCGTGCCGGTGTTTTCCCCCGGTGACCTGCGGTGCACCGCGGAGCAGCGGGATTCGTTCCGGAAGTTCGCGCAGGTGGGCGATCCGCTGGCCGACGACGTGGTCGCCATGATCAAGCGATTGCCGGTGGGGGAGGGCCGGCGGATGTTCGAGATCGCGGTGGAACGCGGAATCGGTGCCGTGCCGGACGCGCCCGCCGAACTCCGCGCCTTCTTCGATCAGGTGGAGTCCGAGCCGTACTGGCTGGATCGCGCCAAGATCGAGCGTGGTGCGCGGGTGGTGGGCCGCACCAGCGTGTGGGGCGGTATCGCGATGGGGATGTTCGCGCTGATGGGCGGCTATCTCGCCTCTCGCGCCGACAAGACCCTGGTCGGCACCGGCGATCTGGACGCGATGGCTCCGCGCCGGCTGGCCGAGACCACCCAGTGGTGGCTCGATGTCACTACGCCGGGGCAACTGGATCGGTGGGCGGTCGGCTACCAGAGCGCGCTGCGGGTGCGGTTGATGCACGCGCTGGTGCGTTCGGGCATGAACCAGCGCTCCGACTGGGACTACGACGCCTGGGATCACCCGATCAATCAGGTTCTCACCGTCGGCACCCTCACCTTGTTCTCCATGGCGAATCTCGTTGGCGCACAGGCGCTCGGCCTGCGTTTCTCGGCCGCCGAGAAGGAGTCCGTCTTCCATCTGTGGCGCTACATCGGGTTCCTGCTCGGCATCGATCAAGAGATTCTGCCGACCAACGAAACCGACACCTGGCGCGCGTTCTGGATCCTCGCCGACACCGAATTCATCCCCGACGACGATTCGCGTCGCCTGGCCCAGGCGCTGCTCCCCGCCGCCGGTGGTCTCTTCGTCGGCACCGACACCTTCGCGCAGCGCGCCTTCCGCCGCATGGTCACCCAGTACATGGCGGCCTACAGCCGAATCGTGCTCGGGCCCAGCAACTCTGATTTCCTCGGCCTACCCGACCGCGCACTCTTCAAGTCCGCCGTCCTGGCCACCGCGGTGGTCAACGGCGCGCTGGAGATCCCGCGCCAGCTGGTCCCCGGCGCCACCCGGCTCCAGGAGAACCTCGGCGCCCGCGTCCGCGCCCGCCTGGTCCGCGGTTCCATCGCCCGCAACGGCGGCGACCGCACCTACGCCCGCCACGACACCTACGCCCGTCCCGCCCGCCGCGCGGGCTGA
- a CDS encoding aldehyde dehydrogenase family protein, with protein sequence MRDAHSWPVGTTFDVTTIDNALADLAAGEKVWAQTSLRRRGELLDEIHQRTGRFAEDWVRAAGTIKDLDPASPLVGEEWMSGPLTLLQATAALSETMTALAAGRSPLDGVRLGSAPGGRVAVPILPHDRYDRLLLSGFRGEVWLRPGVDADTARRRAGLAQLDPTTTHGIGAVLGAGNITSIPVLDALYELYAHNRVVALKLNPLTDPLYTVFEMIFAPLLELGVLRILLGGTEAGSYLVRHADVAHVHMTGSTQTHDAIVWGTGKRERMQLDKPITSELGGVSPTIVVPGDWSDADLQFQAEHIATQRLHNGGYNCVAAQTVVLSADWPLKHKFLNELRAALELAPHRAPYYPGSDRRVASALESYPDAEQLGQGRVLVELPNSETPLLRTEYFAPVLGVVQLPYAGGEFLARAVDFANNELTGTLGANVLAHPATIRRLGIAFDRAVERLRYGAIAVNAWTGLAFLAPRASWGAFPGHTLADVQSGIGVVHNAFLLDDVERTVVRGPFRPAPRTLLHGELSLSPKPPWFVGNSTAAATGRKLTEFYASSNPARLPGIFLSAIRG encoded by the coding sequence ATGCGTGACGCGCATAGTTGGCCTGTGGGCACGACTTTCGACGTAACGACCATCGACAACGCACTCGCCGATCTGGCCGCGGGCGAGAAAGTCTGGGCACAGACCTCGTTGCGCCGGCGCGGGGAACTGCTCGACGAGATCCATCAGCGGACCGGCCGTTTCGCCGAGGACTGGGTGCGGGCGGCCGGCACGATCAAAGACTTGGACCCGGCGTCGCCGCTGGTCGGCGAGGAATGGATGTCCGGCCCGCTGACCCTGTTGCAGGCCACCGCCGCGCTCTCGGAGACCATGACCGCGCTGGCGGCCGGTCGCAGCCCGCTCGACGGCGTCCGCCTCGGCAGCGCGCCGGGCGGCCGGGTCGCGGTGCCGATCCTGCCGCACGATCGCTACGACCGCCTGCTGCTCAGCGGTTTCCGCGGCGAAGTGTGGTTACGCCCCGGCGTGGACGCGGACACCGCGCGCCGCCGGGCCGGCCTGGCCCAACTCGACCCGACCACCACCCACGGCATCGGCGCGGTGCTCGGCGCGGGCAACATCACCTCGATCCCCGTGCTGGACGCGCTGTATGAGCTGTACGCGCACAACCGGGTGGTCGCGCTGAAGCTGAACCCGCTCACCGACCCGCTGTACACCGTCTTCGAGATGATCTTCGCGCCGCTGCTGGAGCTCGGCGTGCTGCGCATCCTGCTCGGCGGCACCGAAGCCGGCAGCTACCTGGTGCGCCACGCCGACGTCGCGCACGTGCACATGACCGGGAGCACCCAGACCCACGACGCCATCGTCTGGGGTACCGGCAAACGTGAACGGATGCAGCTCGACAAACCGATCACCAGCGAGCTGGGCGGTGTCTCCCCGACGATCGTGGTGCCCGGCGACTGGTCCGACGCGGATCTGCAATTCCAGGCCGAGCACATCGCCACCCAGCGACTGCACAACGGCGGCTACAACTGCGTCGCCGCCCAGACCGTCGTACTCAGCGCCGACTGGCCGCTGAAACACAAGTTCCTCAACGAACTCCGGGCCGCGCTGGAACTCGCGCCGCACCGCGCGCCCTACTACCCGGGCAGCGATCGCCGGGTCGCGAGCGCGCTCGAGTCCTACCCCGACGCCGAACAGCTCGGCCAGGGGCGCGTCCTGGTCGAGTTGCCGAACTCCGAAACCCCTTTGCTGCGCACCGAATACTTCGCCCCGGTCCTCGGGGTCGTCCAACTGCCCTACGCCGGCGGCGAATTCCTTGCTCGGGCCGTCGATTTCGCCAACAACGAGCTCACCGGCACGCTCGGCGCGAACGTGCTCGCCCACCCGGCGACGATCCGCCGGCTCGGCATCGCCTTCGACCGCGCCGTCGAACGGCTGCGCTACGGCGCCATCGCCGTCAACGCCTGGACCGGACTCGCGTTCCTGGCCCCGCGCGCGTCCTGGGGTGCGTTCCCCGGCCACACCCTGGCGGACGTGCAGAGCGGAATCGGCGTGGTGCACAACGCTTTCCTGCTCGACGACGTCGAGCGCACCGTCGTGCGCGGCCCCTTCCGGCCCGCGCCGCGCACCTTGCTGCACGGCGAACTGTCGCTGTCCCCGAAGCCGCCGTGGTTCGTCGGCAACAGCACCGCGGCGGCGACCGGGCGGAAACTCACGGAGTTCTACGCCTCATCGAACCCCGCCCGTCTGCCCGGCATATTCCTTTCCGCCATCCGCGGCTAG
- a CDS encoding PE family protein: protein MVGLVNITPEAVLLAAAELDLLADRLAAAGAITAPATHVVPSGAEEVSLLAANHFNKAAGSHDRVVAQGVLELHHAANVLRAQLAAHISEDAAKASIMSAVTNTIV, encoded by the coding sequence ATGGTTGGCCTGGTAAACATCACACCCGAAGCCGTCCTCCTCGCTGCCGCGGAGCTGGATCTGCTCGCCGATCGGCTCGCTGCCGCCGGTGCGATCACCGCCCCCGCCACGCACGTCGTCCCCTCCGGCGCCGAGGAAGTCTCCTTGCTCGCCGCGAACCACTTCAACAAGGCCGCCGGCAGCCACGACCGGGTCGTCGCACAGGGTGTGCTCGAGCTGCACCACGCCGCCAACGTGCTGCGTGCCCAGCTCGCCGCCCACATCTCCGAGGACGCGGCGAAGGCGAGCATCATGAGCGCCGTCACGAACACCATCGTCTAG